A genomic segment from Saprospiraceae bacterium encodes:
- a CDS encoding DUF1800 domain-containing protein, which produces MDRRDSLATLLGQKKAKHQSTSSLSATFLNTGLEPYSGEWTFEQAAHLLRRATFAPTYAQIKQAVDMGMEATLSQLFADIPLPDAPIYYDEEEDPNAPLGTTWINAPYSNTQNYKPARARSLRAWIMINIMEEGISIREKLTLFWHNHFAVNNVNDPKYIYRYLDLIRRNAWGNFRELVKNMTVEPAMLRFLNGNQNTAVAPNENYARELLELFTIGKGPLAGPDDYTNYTEVDVLEIARVLTGWRDRGFNTNNAAINIEPYFTANRHDQTSKQLSHRFNNTVINNQGDSEYADLIDIIFQQKEVSRFICRKLYRWFIYYKIDDNAEVNVIEPMADLLIENNFEIKAVLQTLLRSEHFYDILSVGPMIKNPVDFVIAPLKQMQVSLPKDNLPLYYAIMVKIYSTVTLMEMDYINPPQVAGWKAYYQEPQFYRTWINATTLQQRMGYTNKVATFGFTTQGEKTRINPLEVIKLVDKPTDPNAVIDEFAKIWFPQPLTDSQKVALKDILIPGLPDFEWTVEYGQYAADPDNRDLADAVNAKLRDLIQAMMSMAEYYLS; this is translated from the coding sequence ATGGATAGAAGAGATAGTTTAGCTACCTTGTTAGGCCAAAAAAAAGCTAAACACCAATCCACATCATCCCTTTCGGCCACTTTTCTAAACACAGGCCTGGAGCCCTATAGTGGCGAATGGACCTTCGAACAAGCCGCACACCTCTTGCGGAGGGCAACCTTTGCGCCTACGTATGCACAGATCAAACAAGCTGTTGACATGGGTATGGAAGCCACCCTTTCTCAGCTATTTGCAGATATTCCCCTACCCGATGCACCTATCTATTATGATGAAGAAGAAGACCCTAATGCGCCACTAGGAACAACCTGGATCAATGCGCCCTATTCGAATACCCAAAACTACAAACCAGCCCGCGCAAGAAGTCTACGAGCCTGGATCATGATAAATATCATGGAGGAAGGTATTTCTATTAGAGAAAAACTTACGCTCTTTTGGCACAATCACTTTGCTGTCAATAATGTAAATGATCCTAAATATATTTATAGGTACCTCGATTTAATTAGGCGCAATGCCTGGGGGAATTTTAGAGAACTGGTTAAAAACATGACGGTAGAACCTGCCATGTTGCGCTTTTTAAATGGTAATCAAAATACAGCAGTAGCTCCCAATGAGAATTATGCGAGGGAACTTTTAGAATTATTTACTATCGGCAAAGGGCCGCTTGCTGGCCCAGATGACTACACCAACTACACGGAAGTGGATGTCCTTGAAATAGCCAGGGTTTTGACAGGCTGGAGGGATCGCGGTTTTAACACCAACAATGCAGCGATTAATATTGAACCCTATTTTACGGCTAATCGCCATGATCAAACCAGCAAACAACTTTCTCATCGGTTTAACAATACCGTCATCAATAACCAGGGAGATAGCGAATACGCTGACTTGATAGATATCATCTTCCAGCAAAAAGAAGTTTCCAGGTTTATTTGTCGAAAATTGTATCGGTGGTTTATCTACTATAAAATTGACGATAATGCGGAAGTCAATGTGATAGAACCCATGGCGGACTTGTTGATTGAAAATAACTTTGAGATCAAGGCGGTCCTCCAGACTTTACTCCGTAGTGAGCATTTCTATGACATACTCAGTGTTGGTCCAATGATCAAAAACCCAGTAGATTTTGTCATTGCACCGCTAAAACAAATGCAAGTAAGTCTACCCAAAGATAATCTACCACTTTATTATGCCATAATGGTAAAAATCTACAGTACCGTTACCTTAATGGAGATGGATTACATCAACCCACCTCAAGTAGCAGGATGGAAAGCTTATTACCAGGAACCGCAGTTCTACCGTACCTGGATCAATGCGACTACCCTTCAACAGCGAATGGGCTATACCAATAAGGTGGCGACCTTTGGTTTTACGACCCAAGGTGAAAAAACCCGAATAAACCCACTAGAAGTCATTAAGTTGGTAGATAAACCAACCGACCCTAATGCGGTGATAGATGAATTTGCAAAAATATGGTTTCCTCAACCTTTAACGGATAGCCAAAAAGTGGCGCTAAAGGATATACTGATACCCGGTTTACCCGATTTTGAATGGACGGTTGAATACGGTCAATACGCAGCTGATCCCGACAACCGGGACCTGGCCGATGCGGTCAATGCCAAATTGCGGGATTTGATCCAGGCTATGATGAGCATGGCGGAGTATTACCTAAGCTAG
- the pgmB gene encoding beta-phosphoglucomutase has protein sequence MIKACIFDLDGVIVDTAKYHFIAWRKLANELGFDFTAEQNEKLKGISRMESLDLILSWGGVEKTAEERLALATKKNDLYLTYILKMGADEVLDGAQPFLRELQQLGLQIAIGSASKNATTILQQLGLAPAFNIIIDGNKVSKSKPDPEVFLRAAADLGLSPAECIVFEDAEAGIEAALAGGFYAVGIGDPAVLKDAHLVVPDFKGRSFKSMVEGIRLKKEIA, from the coding sequence ATGATCAAAGCTTGCATTTTTGATTTGGATGGTGTGATTGTCGACACGGCTAAATACCACTTTATTGCCTGGAGAAAATTGGCCAATGAACTGGGTTTTGATTTCACTGCGGAGCAGAATGAAAAACTAAAGGGCATTAGCCGAATGGAGTCCCTTGACCTGATTCTCTCCTGGGGCGGAGTCGAAAAAACAGCCGAAGAAAGGCTGGCATTAGCGACCAAAAAGAACGATTTGTATTTGACTTATATCCTCAAAATGGGCGCAGATGAGGTATTAGATGGTGCGCAACCTTTTTTGAGAGAATTACAGCAACTTGGCTTACAAATAGCCATAGGTTCTGCCAGCAAGAACGCTACGACTATCCTTCAGCAGCTAGGTTTGGCGCCGGCTTTTAATATTATTATTGATGGTAACAAAGTAAGTAAAAGTAAACCTGATCCGGAAGTATTTTTAAGGGCCGCAGCGGACCTAGGCCTAAGTCCAGCTGAATGTATCGTCTTTGAAGATGCTGAAGCGGGCATAGAAGCCGCTTTGGCAGGTGGATTTTATGCCGTTGGAATAGGAGACCCCGCCGTTTTAAAGGATGCTCATCTGGTGGTGCCTGATTTTAAGGGCAGGAGTTTTAAAAGCATGGTAGAAGGGATTAGACTTAAAAAGGAAATAGCATGA
- a CDS encoding type I restriction enzyme HsdR N-terminal domain-containing protein: MIELDLLSFQGQLQIKKEEGKRFLFDPIRKKWLVLLPEELVRQLMLCYLIQTKQYNKNRIRVEMGLQVNTLQKRCDILIYDQEMSPFLLVECKAPTVPIDQTTFRQIANYNLPLKVPYLLVTNGLATYCCRMNYEKNDFEFVKAVPAY, encoded by the coding sequence ATGATTGAACTTGACCTTTTGTCTTTTCAAGGCCAGCTGCAGATCAAAAAGGAAGAGGGAAAACGTTTTCTTTTTGATCCCATTCGAAAGAAGTGGTTGGTGCTTTTGCCCGAGGAGTTGGTTCGCCAACTCATGTTATGCTATCTTATTCAAACCAAGCAGTACAACAAAAACCGCATCCGGGTGGAGATGGGATTGCAGGTCAATACCCTGCAAAAGCGATGCGATATTCTGATTTACGACCAGGAGATGTCGCCTTTTCTACTGGTGGAGTGCAAAGCGCCCACCGTGCCAATTGATCAAACCACTTTCCGACAGATCGCTAATTATAATTTACCTCTAAAAGTTCCATACCTTTTAGTGACAAATGGATTGGCAACTTATTGTTGTAGAATGAATTATGAAAAGAATGATTTTGAATTTGTGAAAGCGGTTCCTGCGTATTAG
- a CDS encoding DUF1501 domain-containing protein — protein MKRRNFIKAAGAAASVPMILNGMKLSAMPNSSLASLINNDSDKVLVLIQLNGGNDGINMVIPRDKYDTLAIVRSNILLPENSILELTDTVGLHPVMQGVQNMYKDGQVSILQSVGYPNQNRSHFRSMDIWSSGSPADEVWNEGWLGRYFDTLHPTFPTDYPNSDFPDPFAITMGNVVSETCQGVGANFSLTLSDPFSLAPLTEGEPGEIPDTPYGDELSFLRVTIKQANKYGERITAVAQVGKNQVPYPENNGLGEQLKNVALLISGGLKTKIYIVNIGGFDTHANQVVEGDPTTGEHAALMETLSEAMTAFQKDLDAQGLSERVVGMTFSEFGRRIKSNDSFGTDHGTASPMIVFGSCVNPTVFGDSPDIPADVDNSEGLPMQNDFRDIYGSLLMDWFEVKENDVKTLLHPDFQYIPIIQSCSVTSTRPVLTNDQPIALFNYPNPFRSWTTISFKSENEWAKLSIFNAMGAELKVLLNQRLQAGEHEVRFDAGNLPPGSYYYRLQLKGRQKTSRMVKM, from the coding sequence ATGAAAAGAAGAAATTTCATAAAAGCAGCCGGAGCAGCTGCGAGCGTCCCAATGATCTTAAACGGCATGAAGCTATCCGCCATGCCCAACTCAAGCCTGGCGAGTCTCATCAATAATGATAGTGACAAAGTGCTCGTTCTTATCCAACTCAATGGCGGGAATGATGGTATCAATATGGTCATCCCTAGAGATAAATACGATACGCTGGCTATTGTCAGAAGCAATATACTATTGCCAGAAAATTCCATTCTGGAATTAACGGATACTGTTGGGTTACACCCTGTCATGCAAGGTGTCCAAAACATGTACAAGGACGGCCAGGTTAGTATTCTCCAAAGCGTTGGTTATCCCAACCAGAATAGATCGCATTTCCGTTCAATGGATATTTGGAGCTCGGGGTCACCCGCCGATGAAGTATGGAATGAAGGCTGGCTGGGGCGATATTTTGATACCCTTCATCCCACCTTTCCAACCGATTATCCGAATAGCGATTTCCCAGACCCCTTTGCCATTACGATGGGAAATGTGGTGTCCGAAACCTGCCAAGGTGTTGGGGCTAATTTTAGCTTGACACTTTCCGACCCATTTAGCCTTGCTCCCTTAACGGAGGGAGAACCAGGAGAAATCCCAGACACCCCATATGGTGATGAACTTAGTTTCCTGCGGGTAACTATCAAACAAGCAAATAAATATGGCGAAAGGATTACCGCTGTTGCCCAAGTAGGAAAAAACCAGGTTCCTTATCCAGAAAACAACGGTTTAGGTGAGCAACTGAAAAATGTAGCCTTACTCATCTCTGGCGGCCTCAAAACCAAAATTTATATCGTAAATATCGGTGGATTCGACACCCATGCCAACCAAGTCGTAGAGGGTGATCCCACAACCGGAGAACATGCCGCATTAATGGAAACTTTGTCGGAGGCCATGACGGCTTTTCAAAAGGACCTGGATGCGCAAGGGCTTTCGGAAAGAGTCGTTGGAATGACCTTCTCAGAATTTGGCCGCCGGATTAAATCCAACGATAGTTTTGGGACGGATCATGGAACAGCTTCTCCTATGATCGTTTTTGGTTCCTGTGTGAATCCCACGGTCTTTGGCGATAGCCCTGATATTCCCGCTGATGTAGATAATTCGGAGGGTCTGCCGATGCAAAATGATTTTCGGGACATCTACGGATCATTGCTCATGGATTGGTTTGAAGTCAAGGAAAACGATGTCAAAACCCTTTTACACCCTGATTTTCAATATATCCCGATTATCCAATCCTGTAGTGTCACCTCAACTCGCCCTGTTTTAACAAATGACCAACCCATAGCACTCTTTAATTACCCTAACCCTTTCCGCAGTTGGACCACCATCAGTTTCAAATCGGAAAATGAATGGGCTAAATTGAGCATTTTTAATGCCATGGGAGCCGAACTAAAGGTCCTGCTGAACCAGCGTTTGCAAGCCGGGGAACATGAGGTGCGGTTTGATGCGGGTAACCTACCCCCAGGCAGTTATTATTACCGACTTCAATTGAAAGGGCGACAAAAAACGAGTCGTATGGTGAAAATGTAG
- a CDS encoding glycoside hydrolase family 65 protein, with product MKDYLVHDEWSIIEDAFHPAFNKISESVFSIGNGRMGQRANFEEDFSGSSLQGSYVAGVYYPDKTKVGWWKIGYPAYFAKVLNAANWIGIQVAFDGEVLDLAKCELPSFRRVLNMKEGILERSFVAKMVSGRTVKVVAQRFCSMADDEIGAIRYRITPLDFSATLSVKPYIDADIKNEDSNYDEKFWEEVHTEVSRQAGYVIAETKKTGFQVCTGMKFALLQDGTEIAFDSYRLKKDKYVSCTVELDVEEGQEITVLKYAANISTLNSPKEQLLEKCEAATARAYAQGFDALAAAHAQAWADKWQEADIQIEGDVAAQQGIRFNIFQLYQTYTGEDERLNIGPKGFTGEKYGGSTYWDTEAYCLPFYLATAPPKVSRNLLIYRYKQLAKAIENAEKLGFKDGAALYPMVTMTGEECHNEWEITFEEIHRNGAIAYAIYDYIRYTGDQDYLIDYGLEVLIAIARFWTQRVHFSAVKQQYVMHGVTGPNEYENNVNNNWYTNYIAKWCLAYALEGITYVKEKNPAAFEALAEKIKFYEYTETGQWKTIAGNMYLGEDPSLGIFVQHEGFLDKELLTVKDLDPAIRPINQHWSWDRILRSVFIKQADVLQGLYFFEDHFDEKTIRTNFNFYEPRTVHESSLSPCVHVILAAYLGLQEKAYEMYLRTARLDLDDYNNDTEDGCHITSMAGTWMAVVKGFGGVRVKNDQLYLRPFMPEKWTAYSFKIRFRGRVIEVKVGQGKVYINNLSDQDIQLQLFDESLFVEAGTSLEEIM from the coding sequence ATGAAAGACTACTTAGTGCACGATGAATGGAGCATTATTGAAGATGCTTTCCATCCAGCATTTAATAAGATATCCGAAAGTGTATTTAGTATAGGCAATGGCCGGATGGGCCAAAGGGCCAATTTTGAGGAAGATTTCAGCGGGAGTAGCCTCCAAGGGAGTTATGTAGCGGGCGTCTATTATCCTGATAAGACAAAGGTGGGCTGGTGGAAAATTGGTTACCCTGCGTATTTTGCTAAAGTGCTCAATGCGGCCAACTGGATCGGCATTCAAGTCGCCTTTGATGGAGAGGTACTGGATTTGGCCAAATGCGAGCTACCGTCTTTTCGGCGGGTTTTGAACATGAAAGAAGGGATCTTGGAACGAAGCTTTGTGGCCAAAATGGTGAGCGGAAGGACGGTGAAAGTAGTTGCTCAGCGGTTTTGCAGTATGGCAGATGATGAGATAGGCGCCATTCGATACCGGATAACACCGCTAGACTTTTCGGCTACCCTAAGTGTGAAGCCATATATTGATGCTGATATTAAAAATGAGGACTCGAATTACGACGAAAAATTTTGGGAGGAAGTCCATACGGAGGTGAGCAGGCAAGCTGGTTATGTGATTGCCGAAACCAAGAAAACGGGATTTCAGGTTTGTACGGGCATGAAATTTGCCTTGTTGCAGGATGGAACGGAAATAGCATTTGATTCCTATCGCTTGAAGAAAGACAAATATGTTAGCTGCACGGTAGAGTTAGACGTAGAGGAGGGGCAAGAAATTACCGTTTTAAAATATGCAGCCAACATTTCTACTTTAAATAGTCCAAAGGAACAGCTCCTGGAAAAGTGTGAAGCAGCTACCGCACGCGCTTATGCCCAAGGTTTTGATGCTTTAGCCGCGGCCCACGCCCAGGCTTGGGCCGACAAGTGGCAGGAAGCGGATATTCAAATTGAAGGAGACGTAGCTGCTCAGCAAGGTATTCGATTTAATATTTTTCAATTGTACCAGACTTACACTGGGGAGGATGAGCGTCTGAATATTGGTCCTAAAGGCTTTACAGGCGAAAAATATGGCGGAAGCACTTATTGGGATACCGAAGCTTATTGCTTGCCATTTTATTTAGCTACCGCGCCACCCAAGGTTTCCAGAAACCTCCTGATCTACCGCTACAAACAGCTAGCGAAAGCGATAGAGAACGCCGAAAAGCTAGGTTTCAAAGATGGTGCAGCCTTGTACCCTATGGTAACCATGACTGGCGAAGAATGCCACAATGAATGGGAAATTACCTTCGAGGAAATTCATAGAAATGGCGCCATCGCTTATGCCATTTACGATTATATTCGCTACACGGGGGACCAGGATTATTTGATAGATTATGGCTTGGAAGTGCTCATTGCAATTGCTCGCTTTTGGACGCAAAGGGTACATTTTTCTGCTGTCAAGCAACAATATGTGATGCATGGTGTGACGGGGCCGAATGAGTATGAAAACAATGTGAATAACAACTGGTATACCAATTATATCGCCAAGTGGTGTTTGGCCTATGCGCTGGAGGGAATTACCTATGTAAAAGAGAAAAACCCAGCCGCCTTTGAAGCCTTAGCTGAAAAGATTAAGTTTTATGAGTACACCGAAACCGGCCAATGGAAAACAATCGCGGGCAATATGTACCTGGGAGAGGATCCCTCGCTTGGTATTTTTGTGCAACACGAAGGCTTTCTGGACAAGGAACTACTAACGGTCAAAGACCTAGACCCCGCTATTCGGCCGATTAATCAACATTGGTCATGGGATAGGATTTTGCGCTCTGTTTTTATCAAGCAAGCCGATGTATTGCAAGGTTTGTATTTTTTTGAGGATCATTTTGATGAAAAAACCATTCGCACGAATTTTAATTTTTATGAACCCAGAACGGTACACGAATCATCTCTCTCACCGTGTGTTCACGTCATATTGGCGGCCTATTTGGGTCTACAAGAAAAAGCATATGAAATGTATCTTCGAACGGCCCGACTGGATCTAGATGATTATAATAATGATACCGAAGATGGCTGTCATATCACCAGTATGGCCGGCACCTGGATGGCTGTTGTTAAAGGATTTGGAGGAGTGCGGGTGAAAAATGACCAATTGTACCTTCGACCTTTTATGCCAGAAAAATGGACAGCTTATTCCTTTAAAATACGGTTTAGAGGCAGGGTGATAGAAGTAAAAGTCGGGCAGGGAAAAGTATATATCAACAACCTATCAGATCAAGATATTCAGCTTCAGTTGTTCGATGAAAGTCTGTTTGTCGAGGCTGGGACGAGCCTGGAGGAAATAATGTAA